In one window of Mesorhizobium sp. B2-1-1 DNA:
- the phnC gene encoding phosphonate ABC transporter ATP-binding protein — MSATLEIRGVTRRFGKNTAVNDVSISIPQGQMVGVIGRSGAGKSTLLRMINRLIDPSHGSIFFDGAEVSQLRGSPLRRWQRDCAMIFQQFNLVPRLDVLTNVLLGRLNHRPTLSNLFGMFSRTECAQAVAALERLDIARTALQPAGTLSGGQQQRVAIARAMMQQPRVILADEPIASLDPLNAKVVMDSLQDINLREGITVVTNLHTLDTARTYCNRIIGMAAGKVVFDGPPEELNREAVRLVYGADSNGGEISEAITSTSVAFKQKIAASAGPLEPAFPGY; from the coding sequence ATGTCAGCCACGCTCGAAATCCGCGGCGTCACCCGACGATTTGGCAAGAACACCGCCGTTAACGATGTCAGCATCTCGATCCCGCAGGGTCAGATGGTCGGCGTCATCGGCCGTTCCGGCGCCGGCAAGTCGACCCTTCTGCGTATGATCAACCGGCTCATCGATCCCAGCCATGGATCGATTTTCTTCGACGGAGCCGAGGTCTCGCAATTGCGCGGTTCGCCGCTCAGGCGCTGGCAGCGCGACTGCGCCATGATCTTCCAGCAATTCAACCTTGTGCCGCGCCTCGACGTGCTGACCAATGTGCTGCTCGGCCGGCTGAACCATCGTCCGACCCTGTCGAACCTTTTCGGCATGTTCTCGCGAACCGAATGTGCGCAGGCGGTCGCCGCCCTCGAGCGGCTCGATATCGCCCGTACCGCGCTGCAGCCCGCAGGCACCTTGTCGGGCGGCCAGCAGCAGCGTGTCGCCATTGCCCGCGCCATGATGCAGCAGCCCCGGGTGATCCTGGCCGACGAACCGATCGCTTCGCTCGACCCGCTCAACGCCAAGGTGGTGATGGATTCGCTGCAGGACATCAATTTGCGCGAAGGCATCACCGTGGTCACCAACCTGCACACGCTGGACACCGCCCGTACCTATTGCAACCGTATCATCGGCATGGCCGCGGGCAAGGTCGTGTTCGACGGGCCGCCGGAGGAGCTCAACCGCGAGGCCGTCCGTCTCGTCTATGGCGCCGACAGCAATGGCGGCGAAATCTCCGAGGCCATCACCTCCACCA
- a CDS encoding DapH/DapD/GlmU-related protein has protein sequence MSRKLSETPLVHPTADVENSTLGRWTEIADRCRVSESELGDYSYMMQDCAVWCATIGKFSNIAASVRINATNHPTWRPTLHHFTYRASDYWDDAEHESEFFAERRARRVTIGHDTWLGHGSTVLPGITVGDGAAVGAGAVVSKDVAPYTIVAGVPAKPVRERFDRRTAERYQALAWWDWDHARLRAALDDFRQLEAEAFLEKYGG, from the coding sequence ATGAGCAGGAAATTGTCGGAGACGCCGCTGGTCCACCCGACGGCGGACGTGGAGAATTCGACGCTTGGCCGGTGGACCGAAATCGCCGACCGCTGTCGGGTTTCGGAAAGCGAACTCGGCGACTATTCCTACATGATGCAGGACTGCGCCGTCTGGTGTGCGACGATCGGCAAATTCTCCAACATCGCGGCAAGCGTGCGCATCAACGCCACCAACCACCCGACCTGGCGGCCGACGCTGCACCATTTCACCTACCGCGCATCGGACTATTGGGACGATGCCGAACACGAGAGCGAATTTTTCGCTGAGCGCCGCGCCAGGCGCGTCACAATCGGCCACGACACATGGCTTGGCCATGGCTCGACAGTCCTGCCCGGCATCACCGTCGGCGATGGCGCCGCCGTCGGCGCCGGAGCGGTGGTATCGAAGGATGTCGCTCCCTACACCATCGTCGCCGGCGTGCCGGCAAAGCCGGTCCGCGAGCGCTTCGACCGCCGCACCGCCGAGCGCTACCAGGCGCTTGCCTGGTGGGATTGGGACCATGCGAGGCTGCGCGCCGCACTCGACGATTTCCGTCAGCTCGAGGCCGAAGCTTTCCTGGAAAAATACGGTGGATGA
- the phnL gene encoding phosphonate C-P lyase system protein PhnL — MPTPLVVSDVAKSFTMHLRDGIKLPVVAGVSFSIRAGECTVLGGPSGAGKSSILKMLYGNYAVDEGQIIVTHEDGLIDLASASPRTVLAVRRQTIGYVSQFLRTVPRVSALDVIAEPLVERGEDRETARSKARALLARLNLPEKLWALPPATFSGGEQQRVNIARGFITEHPILLLDEPTASLDARNRDVVIELIAAKKTAGVALLGIFHDHDVREAVADRIIDVTAFAPGKLAA, encoded by the coding sequence ATGCCGACGCCTCTCGTTGTTTCCGACGTCGCCAAGAGCTTCACCATGCATCTGCGCGACGGCATCAAACTGCCTGTCGTCGCCGGTGTCTCCTTCTCGATCCGCGCCGGTGAATGCACCGTGCTCGGCGGCCCGTCCGGGGCCGGCAAGAGCTCGATCCTGAAGATGCTCTACGGCAATTACGCCGTCGACGAAGGCCAGATCATCGTCACGCACGAAGACGGGCTGATCGACCTTGCCAGCGCCAGCCCGCGCACCGTGCTTGCCGTGCGCCGCCAGACCATCGGCTATGTCAGCCAGTTCCTGCGCACCGTGCCCCGCGTATCGGCGCTCGACGTCATCGCCGAGCCGCTCGTGGAGCGCGGCGAGGATCGCGAAACAGCAAGAAGTAAGGCGCGCGCCTTGCTGGCGCGGCTCAATCTGCCGGAAAAACTCTGGGCATTGCCGCCGGCGACCTTCTCCGGCGGCGAGCAGCAGCGCGTCAATATCGCGCGTGGCTTCATCACCGAGCACCCGATCCTGCTGCTCGACGAGCCGACCGCTTCGCTCGACGCAAGGAACCGCGATGTGGTGATCGAACTCATCGCCGCCAAGAAAACGGCAGGCGTCGCCCTGCTCGGCATCTTCCACGACCATGATGTGCGCGAAGCGGTGGCCGACCGCATCATCGACGTCACCGCCTTCGCCCCGGGAAAGCTCGCCGCATGA
- the phnK gene encoding phosphonate C-P lyase system protein PhnK gives MTDEPLLRVSALSKFYGSRVGCDNVTFDLWPGEVLAVVGESGSGKTTLLNCLSTRLLPSSGTASYRMRDGQFRELYRMSEAERRFLMRTDWGFVHQNPADGLRMTVSAGANVGERLMAVGDRHYGKIRATAVDWLSRVEIEEDRIDDEPRAFSGGMRQRLQIARNLVTGPRLVFMDEPTGGLDVSVQARLLDLLRGLVTDLGLAAIVVTHDLAVARLLSQRMMVMKDGRVVESGLTDRVLDDPRAPYTQLLVSSILQV, from the coding sequence ATGACCGACGAACCCTTGCTACGCGTTTCGGCGCTCTCGAAATTCTACGGCTCGCGCGTCGGCTGCGACAACGTCACCTTCGATCTGTGGCCGGGCGAAGTCCTGGCTGTCGTGGGCGAATCCGGCTCCGGCAAGACGACATTGCTCAACTGCCTGTCGACGCGGCTGCTGCCCTCATCCGGCACCGCCAGCTACCGCATGCGCGACGGCCAGTTCCGCGAACTCTACCGCATGAGCGAGGCCGAGCGCCGCTTCCTGATGCGCACCGACTGGGGCTTTGTCCACCAGAATCCGGCCGACGGCTTGCGCATGACGGTGTCGGCCGGCGCCAATGTCGGCGAACGCTTGATGGCGGTGGGCGACCGCCACTACGGCAAGATCCGCGCCACCGCCGTCGACTGGCTGTCGCGCGTCGAGATCGAGGAAGATCGCATCGACGACGAGCCGCGCGCCTTTTCCGGCGGCATGCGCCAGCGCCTGCAGATCGCCCGCAACCTCGTCACCGGCCCGCGGCTGGTGTTCATGGATGAACCGACAGGCGGCCTCGACGTCTCGGTGCAGGCGCGCCTGCTCGATCTCTTGCGCGGCCTCGTCACCGATCTCGGCCTCGCCGCCATCGTCGTCACCCATGACCTCGCGGTGGCGCGGCTTTTGTCGCAGCGCATGATGGTGATGAAGGACGGCCGCGTCGTCGAAAGCGGCCTCACCGACCGCGTGCTCGACGACCCGCGCGCGCCGTACACGCAATTACTTGTTTCCTCGATTCTGCAGGTTTGA
- a CDS encoding carbon-phosphorus lyase complex subunit PhnI, whose protein sequence is MYVAVKGGEAAIANAHSLLADRRRGDRSVPALRLDQIVEQLALGVDRVMSEGSLYDRELAALAIVQARGDMIEAIFLVRAYRTTLPRFGYTNAIDTATMLVERRVSATYKDLPGGQLLGPTFDYTHRLLDPELAAGADVAAPLRRETEAQAMPRVSAILARDGLIEPDGDMPQDHVPGDITREPLEFPMARDIRLQALSRGDEGFLLALGYSTQRGYARNHPFVGEIRIGEVELELDVPELPFAVPLGTVRVTECQMVNQFKGSAKAPPQFTRGYGLVFGQSERKAMAMALCDRALRASELGEDIVAAAQDEEFVISHSDNVQATGFVEHLKLPHYVDFQAELDLVRRMRAEYDARENPSKIEEKKEAAE, encoded by the coding sequence ATGTATGTCGCGGTAAAAGGCGGCGAAGCTGCAATCGCCAACGCCCACAGCCTGCTCGCTGACCGTCGGCGCGGTGACCGCTCGGTACCGGCACTGCGCCTCGACCAGATCGTCGAACAGCTGGCGCTCGGCGTCGACCGGGTGATGAGCGAAGGCTCGCTTTACGATCGCGAACTCGCCGCACTCGCTATCGTGCAGGCGCGCGGCGACATGATCGAGGCGATCTTCCTGGTGCGGGCCTACCGCACCACGCTGCCGCGCTTTGGCTATACAAATGCCATCGACACCGCCACCATGCTGGTCGAACGCCGCGTTTCGGCGACCTACAAGGACCTGCCCGGCGGCCAGTTGCTTGGGCCCACCTTCGACTACACGCACCGGCTGCTCGATCCCGAGCTTGCCGCCGGCGCCGATGTCGCCGCGCCCTTGCGGCGCGAGACGGAAGCGCAGGCAATGCCGCGCGTCTCGGCGATCCTCGCTCGCGATGGGCTGATCGAGCCGGACGGAGACATGCCTCAGGACCATGTCCCCGGCGACATCACCCGCGAGCCGCTGGAGTTCCCGATGGCTCGCGACATCCGCCTGCAGGCGCTGTCGCGCGGCGACGAGGGGTTCCTGCTGGCGCTCGGCTATTCCACGCAGCGCGGCTATGCCCGCAACCATCCCTTCGTCGGCGAGATCCGCATCGGCGAGGTCGAGCTGGAGCTCGACGTGCCCGAACTGCCTTTCGCCGTGCCGCTCGGCACGGTGCGCGTCACCGAATGCCAGATGGTCAATCAGTTCAAGGGCTCGGCAAAGGCACCACCGCAATTCACCCGCGGCTATGGCCTGGTCTTCGGCCAGAGCGAGCGCAAGGCGATGGCCATGGCACTCTGCGACCGCGCTCTTCGTGCAAGCGAACTCGGCGAGGACATTGTCGCCGCCGCCCAGGACGAGGAATTCGTCATCTCGCACTCCGACAACGTCCAGGCGACCGGCTTCGTCGAACATCTGAAGCTGCCGCATTATGTCGACTTCCAGGCCGAACTCGACCTCGTGCGCCGCATGCGCGCCGAGTACGACGCTCGCGAAAATCCCAGCAAGATTGAAGAGAAGAAAGAGGCCGCGGAATGA
- the phnH gene encoding phosphonate C-P lyase system protein PhnH encodes MDIAAQSIEGGFADPVFNAQTVFRAVMDAMARPGSVQPLPALARPPAPLSAISGAVALALCDNDTPLWLDPALHASAAVMSWLGFHSGAPLANTPADAHFAFVASPAEMMALDGFSQGTQDYPDRSTTLILQVGDLTSGTPLLLEGPGIEKTATIAPALMPRHFIEQWKQNINRFPRGVDIILAAHDSLACLPRTTRIKTTEA; translated from the coding sequence ATGGATATCGCAGCGCAATCGATCGAGGGCGGGTTCGCCGATCCGGTGTTCAACGCCCAGACGGTGTTTCGCGCCGTCATGGACGCAATGGCGCGGCCGGGCAGCGTGCAACCCTTGCCGGCCCTGGCCCGCCCGCCGGCGCCGCTTTCGGCGATATCGGGCGCGGTTGCGCTGGCATTGTGCGACAACGACACGCCGCTCTGGCTGGACCCGGCCCTGCACGCCTCGGCAGCGGTCATGTCCTGGCTCGGCTTTCACAGCGGCGCGCCGCTGGCCAACACCCCGGCCGACGCGCATTTCGCCTTTGTGGCCTCGCCGGCCGAGATGATGGCGCTCGACGGTTTCTCGCAAGGCACGCAGGACTATCCCGACCGCTCGACCACATTGATCCTGCAGGTCGGCGATCTCACGTCAGGCACGCCGCTGCTGCTCGAAGGTCCTGGCATCGAGAAGACGGCGACGATCGCGCCGGCCCTCATGCCGCGTCATTTCATCGAGCAGTGGAAGCAGAACATCAACCGCTTTCCGCGCGGCGTCGACATCATCCTGGCGGCACATGACAGCCTCGCCTGCCTGCCGCGTACGACACGCATCAAGACGACGGAGGCCTAG
- the phnG gene encoding phosphonate C-P lyase system protein PhnG has protein sequence MRGQEARDQAERKAAMATLAQSSGDDIVRLWNESGLPAEAELLRGPETGLVTMRGRIGGGGAPFNVGEATVTRATVRLPSGQVGHCYALGRDKQKAKLAAIADALWQDPAHREAVETGLLAPLRAALTTARERRRAETAATKVDFFTMVRGED, from the coding sequence ATGCGAGGACAGGAAGCGCGCGACCAGGCCGAACGCAAGGCGGCCATGGCAACCCTGGCGCAGTCCAGCGGCGACGACATCGTTCGCCTCTGGAACGAATCCGGCCTGCCTGCCGAGGCCGAACTGCTGCGCGGTCCCGAGACCGGCCTGGTTACCATGCGCGGCCGCATCGGCGGCGGCGGCGCGCCGTTCAATGTCGGCGAGGCCACCGTGACCCGCGCCACAGTGCGCCTGCCGTCCGGACAGGTCGGCCATTGCTATGCGCTCGGCCGCGACAAGCAGAAGGCGAAGCTGGCGGCCATCGCCGACGCGCTGTGGCAGGACCCCGCCCACCGAGAGGCGGTCGAAACGGGCCTTCTCGCGCCGCTGCGGGCTGCCTTGACCACGGCACGAGAAAGGCGCCGCGCCGAAACGGCGGCAACGAAGGTGGATTTCTTCACCATGGTTCGCGGAGAAGATTGA
- the phnF gene encoding phosphonate metabolism transcriptional regulator PhnF codes for MADGIERRSGVSLWRQIADRILQSIAAGDFAENAALPPEVALAERYGVNRHTVRSAIAALVQDGVLRAEQGRGTFVLSRKRLSYPIGARTRFSTGLQGQASERHIVLLASSVEPASRRVAEALGLARGSDVIRLETRGEADGKPVSRASGWFDARRFAGIDVAMAETGSITASLKRFGIDDYLRQSTVLSARHADASDLADLDLQPGGIVLVTMAVNMTTDGRPIQFAEARFPAERVELKLSAL; via the coding sequence GTGGCTGACGGTATCGAGCGGCGCAGCGGCGTCTCGTTGTGGCGCCAGATCGCCGACCGAATCCTGCAATCGATCGCTGCCGGCGATTTCGCCGAGAATGCCGCGCTGCCGCCGGAGGTGGCGCTGGCCGAGCGCTATGGCGTCAACCGTCACACGGTGCGCAGCGCCATCGCGGCGCTCGTGCAGGACGGGGTACTGCGGGCCGAGCAGGGGCGCGGCACTTTCGTGCTGTCGCGCAAGCGGCTGTCCTATCCGATCGGCGCGCGCACGCGATTTTCAACCGGCTTGCAGGGCCAGGCGTCGGAGCGGCATATCGTGCTGCTGGCCTCATCGGTCGAGCCGGCCAGCCGGCGCGTCGCCGAAGCCCTGGGCCTTGCCAGGGGATCGGATGTGATTCGCCTGGAGACGCGCGGCGAGGCCGATGGGAAGCCGGTGTCGCGCGCTTCCGGCTGGTTCGACGCCAGGCGCTTCGCCGGCATCGATGTGGCCATGGCCGAGACCGGGTCGATCACCGCATCGCTCAAGCGTTTCGGCATAGACGATTATCTCAGGCAATCGACGGTGCTGTCGGCGCGTCACGCCGATGCTTCCGACCTTGCCGACCTCGATCTGCAGCCGGGCGGCATCGTGCTGGTCACGATGGCCGTCAACATGACGACGGACGGCCGGCCGATCCAATTCGCCGAGGCGCGCTTCCCGGCGGAGCGGGTGGAGCTGAAACTGTCGGCGCTGTAG
- a CDS encoding zinc-binding alcohol dehydrogenase family protein — translation MKAVVCRSPGDLVVEDRPAAGSPPPGWALVAVSHVGICGTDYHIFEGKHPFLAYPRIMGHEVSGTIVEAGEGVGLATGEPVIINPYLACGKCIACRHGKPNCCVRIEVLGVHRDGAMCEQILIPEQNLYPANGLSLADAAAVEFLAIGAHAVRRSRADPGARTLVIGAGPIGLGTAIFARIAGLDVTLLDMSSERLGFAANELGFKTLDGSRGAASDLVSEATSGEGFDVVFDATGNTGSVQSAFAHVAHGGTLVLVSVVKDDIAFSDPEFHKREMTLVGSRNALRADFDHVAASIRDGAVPLAKLVTHRTTLADTPRDLARWAHEKSGLIKAVIEVGA, via the coding sequence ATGAAAGCCGTTGTCTGCCGTTCGCCCGGCGACCTTGTCGTGGAAGACCGTCCCGCGGCTGGCTCGCCGCCTCCCGGCTGGGCGCTGGTGGCGGTCAGCCATGTCGGCATCTGCGGCACCGACTACCACATCTTCGAGGGCAAGCATCCCTTCCTCGCCTACCCCCGCATCATGGGCCATGAAGTGTCGGGGACCATCGTCGAGGCGGGCGAAGGCGTTGGTCTTGCCACGGGCGAGCCGGTCATCATCAATCCCTATCTGGCGTGCGGCAAATGCATCGCCTGCCGGCACGGTAAACCCAATTGCTGTGTCCGGATCGAAGTGCTCGGCGTGCATCGCGACGGCGCCATGTGCGAACAGATCCTTATCCCGGAACAAAACCTCTATCCAGCCAACGGCCTGTCGTTGGCCGATGCCGCGGCCGTCGAGTTCCTGGCCATCGGCGCCCATGCGGTGCGGCGCTCGCGTGCCGATCCCGGCGCACGGACGCTCGTCATCGGCGCCGGACCGATCGGGCTCGGCACCGCCATCTTCGCCCGCATCGCCGGGCTCGACGTGACGCTGCTCGACATGAGCAGCGAAAGGCTCGGCTTCGCCGCCAATGAACTCGGCTTCAAGACCCTCGACGGGTCGCGCGGCGCGGCATCCGATCTGGTCAGCGAAGCGACATCAGGCGAAGGCTTCGACGTGGTCTTCGACGCCACCGGGAACACCGGCTCGGTGCAGTCGGCCTTCGCTCATGTCGCGCATGGCGGGACATTGGTGCTGGTCAGCGTCGTGAAGGACGACATCGCCTTTTCCGACCCCGAGTTCCACAAGCGCGAGATGACGCTTGTCGGCAGCCGCAATGCCTTGAGGGCCGACTTTGACCACGTCGCCGCTTCGATCCGCGATGGCGCCGTGCCGCTGGCCAAGCTCGTCACCCACCGCACCACGCTTGCCGACACGCCACGTGATCTCGCCCGCTGGGCGCATGAGAAATCCGGCCTGATCAAGGCCGTGATCGAGGTGGGGGCATAA
- a CDS encoding ABC transporter permease → MSTEAIPAEKPKRNYNALFGLTLLGLLLLMWVILAVATPSFASALNITNLLRQGSLIAILAVGQTFVIITGGIDLSVGAIVGFATVIVALLINAGWPVWIAVLATLLVGVAIGLFHGFGIVRMGLPPFIITLATMTSLRGIGLLMTNGNSISINSDAFQAFSRGSLLGIPYLFWMVIVVALPSYVFLHHTRWGRYLFSVGSNAEAARLSGVNVPRTIYMAYVLSGLCAAFVGVLLASRIGIGNPTQGDTYELQAIASSVIGGTSLFGAIGSVHGPLIGSFILSTINNGANLLNVNTFWQRVITGMLIIVIVYFDGLRRRGGK, encoded by the coding sequence ATGAGCACCGAGGCGATCCCTGCCGAAAAGCCGAAGCGCAACTACAATGCCCTGTTCGGGCTGACGCTGCTTGGCCTGCTGCTTCTGATGTGGGTCATCCTGGCGGTCGCCACGCCGTCCTTCGCTTCGGCGCTCAATATCACCAACCTGCTGCGCCAGGGTTCTCTGATCGCCATCCTGGCCGTCGGCCAGACCTTCGTCATCATCACCGGCGGCATCGACCTTTCCGTCGGCGCCATCGTCGGCTTCGCCACCGTCATCGTCGCACTGCTGATCAATGCCGGCTGGCCGGTCTGGATCGCGGTTCTGGCGACGCTGCTGGTGGGGGTCGCCATCGGCCTGTTCCACGGTTTCGGCATCGTCAGGATGGGCCTGCCGCCCTTCATCATCACGCTGGCGACCATGACCTCGCTGCGCGGCATCGGTCTCCTGATGACCAATGGCAATTCGATATCGATCAACAGCGACGCGTTCCAGGCGTTTTCGCGCGGCTCGCTGCTGGGGATCCCCTATCTGTTCTGGATGGTGATCGTGGTTGCGCTGCCCTCCTACGTCTTCCTGCACCACACGCGATGGGGACGCTATCTCTTCTCCGTCGGCTCGAACGCGGAAGCCGCGCGCCTCTCCGGCGTCAACGTGCCGCGCACGATCTACATGGCCTATGTGCTGTCCGGCCTGTGCGCGGCCTTCGTCGGCGTGCTGCTCGCGTCCCGCATCGGCATCGGCAATCCGACGCAGGGCGACACCTACGAGTTGCAAGCCATCGCCTCGTCGGTGATCGGCGGCACGTCGCTGTTCGGCGCCATCGGTTCGGTGCACGGGCCGCTGATCGGCTCGTTCATCCTCTCCACCATCAACAACGGCGCCAACCTGCTCAACGTCAACACGTTCTGGCAGCGCGTCATCACCGGCATGTTGATCATCGTCATCGTCTACTTCGACGGCCTGCGCCGCCGAGGTGGCAAGTAA
- a CDS encoding sugar ABC transporter ATP-binding protein has translation MTSTAQELHPAPVLEPGRTILELQGLEKRYPGTHALKPVTLAFKAGEIHAIVGENGAGKSTLIKLLTGVIPRTSGEVVWEGKPAALATPHEAMALGINAVHQEVVLCRHLTVAANMFLGEENSRFGILQQRAMVREAQKIIDGLGFDLPAHVVLGDLTIGQQQLIAAARATVRGTKFLIFDEPTAYLTRKEADQLFTLIRRLKGEGVTIIYISHRMEEVFELADRVSVLRDGTLVGTRNIAETNEPELVKLMINRSIEQIYHKEHFTPGAVIAEARNLSGKGFENVSLSVRAGEIVGLYGLIGAGRSEFVTTLYGRHRKSAGQVLWEGKEVQVNSEHDAIKLGMALAPESRRDQGLCLNLPVALNLNLPIYKRISKNLLISSAQEKAEADRQIADLRIKTPTRGALASSLSGGNQQKIVIGKWLAHGAKLFIFDEPTVGVDVGTKAEIYRLFSVLLSKGAGIILISSYLPEVYELADTLHVFRRGKLVATHGFRTADHEDILSQALAEKQEKTGGQT, from the coding sequence ATGACGTCGACCGCGCAGGAACTGCATCCGGCCCCCGTGCTGGAGCCCGGCAGGACGATCCTCGAGCTGCAGGGTCTGGAAAAGCGCTATCCCGGCACGCATGCGCTGAAGCCTGTGACCCTGGCCTTCAAGGCGGGAGAGATCCACGCCATCGTCGGCGAGAACGGTGCCGGCAAATCGACCCTGATCAAGCTCCTGACCGGCGTCATCCCGCGCACCTCCGGAGAGGTTGTGTGGGAAGGCAAGCCGGCTGCCCTGGCGACGCCGCACGAAGCCATGGCGCTCGGCATCAACGCCGTGCACCAGGAAGTCGTGCTCTGCCGCCACCTGACCGTCGCCGCCAACATGTTCCTCGGCGAGGAGAACTCGCGCTTCGGCATCCTCCAGCAACGAGCCATGGTCAGGGAAGCGCAGAAGATCATCGACGGTCTCGGCTTCGACCTGCCGGCGCATGTCGTGCTCGGCGATCTCACCATCGGCCAGCAGCAGCTGATCGCCGCCGCCCGAGCCACCGTGCGCGGCACCAAATTCCTGATTTTCGACGAGCCGACCGCCTACCTCACCCGCAAAGAGGCCGACCAGCTGTTCACGCTGATCCGCCGCCTGAAGGGTGAAGGCGTCACCATCATCTACATCAGCCATCGCATGGAGGAGGTGTTCGAGCTCGCCGACCGCGTCTCGGTGCTGCGTGACGGCACGCTGGTCGGCACCCGCAACATCGCCGAGACCAATGAGCCGGAGCTGGTCAAGCTGATGATCAACCGCTCGATCGAGCAGATCTATCACAAGGAGCATTTCACGCCGGGCGCCGTCATCGCCGAGGCGCGGAACCTGTCCGGCAAGGGTTTCGAGAATGTCTCTCTGTCGGTGCGCGCGGGCGAGATCGTCGGGCTCTACGGCCTGATCGGAGCCGGCCGCAGCGAATTCGTCACCACCCTCTACGGCCGCCACCGCAAATCGGCCGGCCAGGTGTTGTGGGAAGGCAAGGAGGTGCAGGTCAACTCCGAGCACGACGCCATCAAGCTCGGCATGGCGCTGGCACCGGAAAGCCGCCGCGACCAGGGCCTGTGCCTCAACCTGCCGGTTGCATTGAATCTCAACCTGCCGATCTACAAGCGCATATCGAAAAATCTGCTGATCTCGTCTGCGCAGGAGAAGGCCGAGGCGGACCGGCAGATCGCCGACCTCAGGATCAAGACGCCGACGCGCGGCGCGCTGGCCTCCAGCCTGTCGGGCGGCAACCAGCAGAAGATCGTCATCGGCAAGTGGCTGGCGCACGGCGCCAAACTGTTCATCTTCGACGAGCCGACGGTCGGCGTCGATGTAGGCACCAAGGCCGAGATCTACCGGCTGTTCAGTGTGCTGTTGTCCAAGGGCGCGGGCATCATCCTGATCTCGTCCTATCTGCCTGAGGTCTACGAACTGGCCGACACGCTGCATGTGTTCCGGCGCGGCAAGCTGGTGGCCACGCATGGTTTCCGCACCGCCGATCACGAGGACATTCTGAGCCAGGCCCTGGCCGAGAAACAAGAAAAGACGGGAGGACAGACATGA
- a CDS encoding ABC transporter substrate-binding protein yields MKFVTSILNRRAVMALAAASMLAGVMHSAPVSAADVTIPIIVKDTTSFYWQIVLAGARKAGKDLGVNVPELGAQAETDVNGQISILENAVASNPAAIVISPTEFKALGKPIDEAAAKVKVIGIDSGADSKAFTSFLTTDNVQGGRVAADGLAAAIGEANGGKIEGDVALITNTPGAGSLEQRKQGFIEQLKAKYPGLKLVADKYADGQATTGLNIATDLITANPNLKGIFASNLIMAQGVGQAVAENSLGGKLALVGFDSDEKLIKFLNDGVISALVVQDPYRMGYDGIKTALAASKGEKVETNVDTGANLVTKANMKDPKIDALLNPKLN; encoded by the coding sequence ATGAAATTCGTGACCAGCATTCTCAATCGCCGCGCTGTCATGGCGCTGGCGGCCGCGTCGATGCTTGCCGGCGTCATGCACTCGGCGCCGGTTTCGGCGGCGGACGTGACCATTCCGATCATCGTCAAGGACACCACGTCCTTCTACTGGCAGATCGTCCTGGCCGGGGCCCGCAAGGCCGGCAAGGATCTCGGCGTCAACGTGCCGGAGCTCGGCGCCCAGGCAGAGACCGACGTAAACGGCCAGATCTCGATCCTCGAAAACGCCGTCGCCAGCAATCCGGCGGCGATCGTCATCTCGCCGACCGAGTTCAAGGCGCTCGGCAAGCCGATCGACGAAGCCGCCGCCAAGGTCAAGGTTATCGGCATCGATTCCGGCGCCGACTCCAAGGCCTTCACCTCCTTCCTGACCACTGACAACGTCCAGGGCGGCCGCGTCGCCGCTGACGGCCTCGCAGCGGCCATCGGCGAAGCCAATGGCGGCAAGATCGAGGGCGACGTTGCCCTGATCACCAACACGCCTGGCGCCGGCTCGCTCGAACAGCGCAAGCAGGGCTTCATCGAACAGCTCAAGGCGAAATATCCGGGCCTGAAGCTGGTCGCCGACAAATATGCCGACGGCCAGGCCACCACCGGCCTCAACATCGCCACCGACCTGATCACCGCCAATCCGAACCTCAAGGGTATTTTCGCTTCCAACCTGATCATGGCGCAGGGCGTCGGGCAGGCTGTCGCCGAAAACAGCCTCGGCGGCAAGCTGGCGCTGGTTGGCTTCGACAGCGACGAGAAGCTGATCAAGTTCCTCAACGACGGCGTCATTTCCGCCCTCGTCGTCCAGGATCCCTACCGGATGGGCTATGACGGCATCAAGACCGCGCTTGCCGCCTCCAAGGGCGAAAAGGTCGAGACCAATGTCGACACCGGCGCCAACCTGGTCACCAAGGCCAACATGAAGGATCCCAAGATCGACGCGCTGCTCAACCCGAAGCTCAACTGA